GGACTTGGCGTCCAAGTCCACATTCACATCTGCTTGTGGGGCGGCTTCTTTAATCGCGTTGGTGACGGAATTTGCGCACCCGCCGCAGCTCATACCCAGCACAGAAAACGTTCCACTCATTTTGGTCCTTTTCACGACCTTAGGTCGTCTTGTATGATAGTCTTAACCAATTCTAATATAAAGCTTTCCCAAAGGGGAAGCAAAACGCACCGATTTTTCAGAAAGAAATCAAGGTAGAACACCTGCTCGGCGCACCCACAAGGTGTTAAATGGCTGATATTGCAGGAACATCTGCATCTTCCATTGTGAACTCCGTGACTGCGTTACGGAGCATATCTGGTGCGCGCACGGCAGCAGCCCAAAGCTATTCGCGCCCACCGGATGCGTCGCAATCAACATCGTCGGGAAGCAAAATTGTCATATCGGGCGACAAAGCCGGGTCTACAATCCAAGCTTCCATATACATCGGCAACAACATTGTCGGCATGTTGAAAAGCTTGTCCAATCTCTTGCAGGTGGCGTCTTCTTCTCAAGCCTTCAGCTATACCAACATCCACGTCGGCGACGGCACACGGGTGAGCGTGGTCAACGCGTCCGGCGATTTGGGCCGCACGTTGGAGCGCATCAACGAACTGGTCGAAAAGGCAGAGGTCAACGGCGGCAACCTGTTGTCAAGCAAATCACGGGATTTAACCTTGAAAACCACGCAATTTGGGGGGTCGCTGGATGTCCGCACACAGCCGTTGGACTTAAAAGGGCTGGGACTTGAAGACCTCAATTTGTTCGACGAAGGCGGCGTGGAAAATGCGCTGGCGAAAATCGATATCGCCATCTCCATCGCCCAATCGCGGGTCGACACGCTCAGTCAGTTGGACAATGCCCTCAACGGCACCGGCGGTTTTTCCAGCGCGTATGATAACTTCAGCGCCACAGGGCGCACCGAGCTGCGCGGCGTGTTGGTAAATCTTTACGCCTAAAACCCGATTTAGTTGTAATTTTATCCACAAAACAATCATTTGATGTGCCGGTGTTATTCCCTCACAATCGGTTCCGGCCCCCCTGCTCTTGGAATTCAGGATGGAACCCATGGCACACAAGCCACGTATGGTTATTTACTTTAATAACAACACTCTACCGCTCAGCTCACTCAAAGACACCAAATACACAGACGTCGTTTTGGCCTTTGCGTTGCCGGAGAACACAACGTCCACCAAGCTGAAGATCACAGGCAACCTGCCCCAAGGCGATCAGCTAGCTGCGCTCGCCATGACATTGCGGGTGCTTCAGCCCTTCAACTTCTGCTGACGCAAAAACAAGCGCTTTTTCATCAGTGTGGAAATCGGCACGATGGCGAAGCCGCGCTCTTTGGCGTCCTGCACCCACGTCTTCAGCACTTTAATGGTGGCATCGCGGGGGTGACCTATGGCTATGGCATGACCGTATTTTTTCGCAAGGCGCTCGGTTTCATAGAGTTGTGCCAAGACCTTAGCCGGGTCGTTTGCATTATCCAAAAACACATTGCGCTCCAAAAACG
This window of the Magnetovibrio sp. PR-2 genome carries:
- a CDS encoding heavy-metal-associated domain-containing protein — its product is MSGTFSVLGMSCGGCANSVTNAIKEAAPQADVNVDLDAKSVTVSGADEATVKQAVEGAGFEFAGVA